In Nitrospira sp., one DNA window encodes the following:
- a CDS encoding class I SAM-dependent methyltransferase, translating to MSQGETAKQHFDAIAETYKEEIPDHIREYLVQKWWGVVERYFHGRPCVIDIGCGDGTNMMFLKGMGISPVGIELSANMVRRGKERYPELEGSIFEGSALNVEFPDHAFDVAMMTGVLHHIYSRAEQMNAVREALRVVNRDGVVIIRESNLINPLFRIFWNYIFPLTAKIDRFGGEHWIPAKRLQEEFGLAVQDTIFFTFIPNFLPSAILPLAGRVEKALERSAFRKLAAHYIIVIRKA from the coding sequence ATGAGTCAGGGCGAGACCGCCAAACAGCACTTTGACGCGATTGCTGAGACGTATAAAGAGGAAATACCCGATCACATCCGCGAGTATCTGGTGCAGAAATGGTGGGGGGTGGTTGAGCGGTATTTTCATGGTCGGCCGTGCGTCATCGATATCGGCTGTGGCGACGGAACGAACATGATGTTTCTGAAGGGAATGGGGATTTCGCCGGTCGGGATTGAGCTCTCCGCGAACATGGTTCGCCGTGGGAAAGAACGTTATCCTGAATTGGAAGGCTCCATATTTGAAGGGAGTGCGCTCAATGTGGAGTTTCCGGATCATGCCTTTGATGTCGCGATGATGACGGGTGTCTTGCATCACATTTATTCAAGAGCTGAACAGATGAACGCCGTGAGGGAAGCGCTCAGGGTGGTCAATCGCGACGGAGTCGTCATCATTCGTGAAAGCAATCTCATCAACCCCCTGTTTCGGATATTCTGGAACTACATCTTTCCGCTCACCGCCAAGATCGATCGGTTTGGAGGAGAGCACTGGATTCCCGCGAAGCGATTACAGGAGGAATTCGGGCTTGCGGTTCAGGATACTATTTTCTTTACGTTCATTCCAAACTTTCTGCCGAGCGCGATATTGCCTCTCGCCGGCCGAGTGGAGAAAGCTCTGGAGCGAAGCGCCTTTAGAAAACTCGCCGCTCATTACATCATCGTCATTCGTAAGGCCTGA
- a CDS encoding decaprenyl-phosphate phosphoribosyltransferase — protein MNPYAQSIIAVSVSSATEYLRCWLKALRVKQWVKNFFVLAPFLMGPQFGENEYLAKSILGALLFCLMSSAVYLLNDLVDVRADRQHPVKRHRPIAAGNISPVLAGVVASVMACVTLVGGAFLDLRFFAVLCLYVVNNLLYSFLLKEKTVIDVMSIAIGFVMRIYAGGFLIDVEVTNWLVVCVFALSLMIGFGKRRSELEDLGASAALTRAVNHSYSVQKLNMLVGSSASITILAYMLYSVSPETKALHGTDKIIFTVPLVVYCIYRFMLKVQEQHRGEPVEVIFHDRGFVLAGLMWLAAMLYLTH, from the coding sequence ATGAACCCATATGCGCAGTCGATCATAGCCGTGAGTGTCTCCAGCGCCACCGAGTATCTTCGATGTTGGCTGAAAGCCCTTCGGGTCAAGCAATGGGTCAAGAACTTTTTCGTGCTCGCGCCGTTCTTGATGGGGCCGCAGTTCGGCGAGAACGAATACCTGGCGAAATCGATCCTGGGCGCGCTGTTGTTTTGCCTGATGTCCAGTGCCGTCTACCTGTTGAATGATCTTGTTGATGTCCGAGCAGATCGCCAGCATCCGGTGAAACGCCATCGGCCGATTGCGGCGGGAAACATCTCGCCGGTGTTGGCGGGGGTGGTGGCGTCCGTCATGGCTTGTGTCACGCTTGTGGGCGGTGCGTTTCTGGATCTGCGTTTCTTTGCGGTCTTGTGCTTATACGTCGTGAACAATCTGCTGTACTCGTTTCTCTTAAAGGAGAAGACTGTCATCGATGTGATGTCGATCGCCATTGGCTTTGTGATGCGGATCTATGCAGGCGGATTCCTGATCGACGTTGAGGTGACGAATTGGCTCGTGGTCTGCGTGTTTGCGCTTTCTTTGATGATCGGCTTCGGGAAACGGCGGTCGGAATTGGAGGATTTGGGAGCGTCGGCAGCGCTCACGAGAGCGGTCAATCACTCGTATTCGGTGCAGAAGCTCAATATGCTTGTAGGCAGTTCTGCGAGCATCACCATCTTGGCATACATGCTCTATTCCGTCTCTCCCGAAACGAAGGCGCTTCACGGAACCGACAAGATCATCTTCACCGTGCCGCTGGTGGTGTACTGCATCTACCGTTTTATGCTGAAGGTGCAGGAGCAACACCGTGGGGAGCCGGTGGAAGTGATTTTTCACGATCGAGGATTTGTGCTGGCTGGCCTTATGTGGCTGGCGGCCATGCTGTATTTGACCCACTGA